GATAACGGAATCCAGGCTTTCCCCGGGTAGTAGCAGCGTCTCTTGTTGTAAAAGGATATCGCCGTCATCAATTCCAGGGTTAATGCGGTGTATGGTTGTCCCGACTGCTTTTTCGCCGTGAAACATTTGCCAGAAATTGGGGAGCATCCCCCGGTATTTTGGAAGTTTCGCATTGTGGATATTGATGCATCCATCTTTGGGTATTTTGATCAGGCCTTCTTTGAAAATCTGTGGCGCTGCCACTGAGATTATCAGGTCAAGATCCATCTTACGAAGATCGTTAAGGAAGTCTCCGGCATTAATATTACTGCACGTCTTTACAGGAATTCTATAGTAACGACATACCTGAGAAATGGAATAAAACCGCTTTAGAGACATTATGTTTGATAGACGGTCTCCGGCTTTATAATAAACATATCTTAGGCTCATCCTCACAAAATCCGCCAGACCGTAGAAGTCATACATCTGTTTTATGAGATTATTAATACTCTTTTTCCCCATTGTTGGGGCAATGACAACACCTTTGACATCTTCTATAGGAGTATAATCTTTGAAGAACTCTTCAAAAAACAGACGTACATAGAAGGGGTCTTCCTGGGTAATAAACAGGATATTAAACGGCTTCATTTTCGAAGGGTTTCCCATGTGACCGCTTTGTAACCTCTTAAGGTCTTATAGAGTGAAATAACTGAGGCTATATTGACTGTAGAAAAATACAGGGGGACCGAGACAAACTTAAGTTTAATATTCCATCTTTCCCCGACCCAGCCCACAAAAGCCATTCCATAAAAGGCAATTTGCAGTATGAAGATTATTTTGTAGAAGGGGTTGCTCAATAGAAAGAGATTTGACAGGAAAATAACTACGAGGAATAACGGAATTAACCACCGTAGCAACTTGTGGGAAATCAGTTGAAAAGAGACAAATCCATATCTAAGAGGATTGAACAGCTTTTTCATGTATAACATGCCACGCATACCTCTTGA
The sequence above is drawn from the Nitrospirota bacterium genome and encodes:
- a CDS encoding formyl transferase, which gives rise to MGNPSKMKPFNILFITQEDPFYVRLFFEEFFKDYTPIEDVKGVVIAPTMGKKSINNLIKQMYDFYGLADFVRMSLRYVYYKAGDRLSNIMSLKRFYSISQVCRYYRIPVKTCSNINAGDFLNDLRKMDLDLIISVAAPQIFKEGLIKIPKDGCINIHNAKLPKYRGMLPNFWQMFHGEKAVGTTIHRINPGIDDGDILLQQETLLLPGESLDSVIRRTKRFGGRLMIEAIKGIKNKTLKSIPNLSTEATYFTFPTKKDVLEFKKRGYRLI